From Clostridium cylindrosporum DSM 605:
TTGTTGTTTTATTCCTACTTAGTAGGGCTATGGGTAAGAAGCATATTGCTAATTTAACATTTTTTGATTATGTTATAGGGATTTCTATAGGCTCTATAGCAGCATCATTTGCAGTAGATGAGAGTATACCATATGTTCATGGAGTTATAGCCCTTGTAGTATATGCAGTATTCGCCTTAATTGTCTCTAAGATTTCCTTAAAGGGAGTTAGGCTTCGTAATATATTAGGAGGCACTCCTACAATTCTTATTCAAAATGGCAATTTAATTGAGAAGAATCTTAAGAAGGAAAAATTCAGTATAAACGATTTACTTGAGGAGTGTAGACTAAATGGTGTATTCAATATCTCAGATGTAGATTATGCCATATTAGAGACTAATGGAAAGGTTAGTTTTTTACTTAAAGCTAAGAGTATGGGAGTTACATTAGGAGATATGAATATAAAGGGTAAAGATACCGGAATTCAAATTGAGTTAATCATTGATGGCTTCATAGTATATGACCATCTAAAAGAAATAAATAAAAATAAGTCTTGGTTACTTAATGAACTTAAAAAAAGAAATATAAATTCTCCTAAGAATGTACTTTTAGCAAGCATAGATAGTGTAGGGAACATGATAATACAGTTTAAGAATGATGATATAAATATTATTAATGGCCTAAAATAAAAGGTTAAGTTAAAAAGTAAATGCCAATTAGTGATAATTTTAAATTTATATAGGAAGGTGATATTTTGAGTAAGGAACCTATTCAAGAGAATTTTAAGTTTTTAGTATTTGATAAGGAAAGTGAGATTCCAATGGGAAGGATAATTCAGGTTAATGCAGAGGATTTAAGGTCAGCAGAGGATAGAGTAGAAAGATATATGGAAAAGCATAAGATATTTGAATCCGACTCAGTTACACTTTTTATATTAGAGGGAGAAACTTTAACTTTAGTATAACTCTAAAGTTCTATTTATAAGACTACAAATGTCTAAGACAGAGAATATTAAAGATAAACTGGGAAATAATAATTAAAAATATAATAAAAGAGAGGTGGAGTCTAATGGGAGGAATACACGAAACTGATACTTTTAAAGAGGCATATGGAGACAGAGGTTTTGATGGATTAGATGGTGGTGCAAGTTTTAGTATAGAAGAAATAAAAGACATAATAGAAAAGTTTAATAGCATTAAAGACTCAGATGATGAGAATCTAGTTATATTAGAAGATGATGTATATGGAAATATAGACCTTGGTGAAACAGTTCGCCGATTATTATATCATAAGCTTCATGACATTTATATTTTAGCTACTGTTCAATTTAATAAATTGCATGTAAAGCCAGCATTTTGTGGATTTGAAAGTGATCATTATCCTTTAAAAACTGGTATAAAGTATAGAATGATTAATGAACAATCCATGAGAAAGTTTATTGAGTCTGGGCAATATGAAGGACTAGATAGATATGTTTTAAATTCTGATATATATGAAGAATATAAGAAGCTACAAAATACAATTTACAGGTTTGAAGGTACACTTGATAAATTCCATAGAACAGGTATGAAATTCAGGGTAGATACATCAAATGATGTTAATAAAGATGCTGATGAAGGAAAATATAGATTCCTAGTATTTGA
This genomic window contains:
- a CDS encoding DUF421 domain-containing protein — protein: MSYTNFIGDLDIILRSVVSVVVLFLLSRAMGKKHIANLTFFDYVIGISIGSIAASFAVDESIPYVHGVIALVVYAVFALIVSKISLKGVRLRNILGGTPTILIQNGNLIEKNLKKEKFSINDLLEECRLNGVFNISDVDYAILETNGKVSFLLKAKSMGVTLGDMNIKGKDTGIQIELIIDGFIVYDHLKEINKNKSWLLNELKKRNINSPKNVLLASIDSVGNMIIQFKNDDINIINGLK